AGGACGCTGAATCCGGTGATGTCGGCGCGCTTCCTGGCCCCCACGACGACGCGGCGCATGGCCCCCTCGTCCCCGCTGGAGTCCTTGAGGCCGGCCAGGACGCCCTCGGCGGCCAGCTCCAGCACCAGTTCCGGGGCCAGCTTGGTGTGCACGGACACCGGCAGGTCGTAGGCGAAGACCGGTACGCCGGTCCGCTCGGCGAGCGCCCGGAAGTGCGCGGCGATCTCGACGGGGTGGGTGCGGGTGTAGAAGGGGGCCGTCGCGACGATGCCGTCGGCACCCGCGTCGACGGCGGCGCAGGCGTGGTCGAGGACCCGCCAGGTGGCCATGTCGATCGCCCCGGCGAGCACCGGGAGCTGCCCGGCCACGTGTCCGACGACGGTCTCCACGACCGTTCTTCGGAACCGGTCGGGCAGATAGGCCGCCTCGGACGAGGAGCCGAGGACGAAGAGTCCGTCCACGCCCGCCCCCACCAGGTGATC
The nucleotide sequence above comes from Streptomyces sp. TS71-3. Encoded proteins:
- a CDS encoding dihydrodipicolinate synthase family protein, whose product is MTLPTPMTGVVPPVCTPLTPDNEVDTASLTRLVDHLVGAGVDGLFVLGSSSEAAYLPDRFRRTVVETVVGHVAGQLPVLAGAIDMATWRVLDHACAAVDAGADGIVATAPFYTRTHPVEIAAHFRALAERTGVPVFAYDLPVSVHTKLAPELVLELAAEGVLAGLKDSSGDEGAMRRVVVGARKRADITGFSVLTGSEVTVDSALAMGADGVVPGLGNVDPEGYVRLYRYCREGDWQRARAEQERLCALFGMVRVGDPARMGGSSSGLGAFKAALHLRGIIACPATAQPQVPLSADEVEQVGKRLAAAGLL